The following coding sequences lie in one Desulfobacterales bacterium genomic window:
- the surE gene encoding 5'/3'-nucleotidase SurE — protein MKLILTNDDGIDAPGIAALASIMKEFGTLVVVAPDNAQSGVGHKVTTDAPIRIEQTAPGRYRVYGTPADCTRIALTHIAPDASWVIAGINNGGNLGADIYMSGTVAAVREATLLGYPAIAVSQYLARNREVDWRLTACRAMPILRTLIQDSLEPGHFWNINLPHPPGNSTCLQFEYCKLDTMPLDVRFEKDKNHMIYTGDYHKRPRQPGRDVDICFSGKITVTKMSLENSYGTLP, from the coding sequence TTGAAACTGATACTGACAAATGATGACGGGATAGATGCTCCCGGTATTGCTGCGTTAGCTTCCATTATGAAAGAATTCGGGACACTGGTCGTTGTGGCGCCGGATAATGCTCAGTCCGGCGTGGGCCATAAAGTAACTACCGATGCTCCCATACGGATTGAGCAGACAGCTCCCGGCCGGTACCGTGTATATGGAACTCCGGCGGATTGTACCCGCATTGCGTTAACCCATATTGCACCGGATGCGTCATGGGTGATTGCCGGAATCAATAACGGCGGCAATCTGGGGGCGGATATTTATATGTCCGGGACAGTTGCGGCTGTCCGGGAAGCTACTTTACTGGGATATCCGGCGATAGCGGTATCGCAGTATCTCGCCCGGAACCGTGAAGTCGACTGGCGTCTGACAGCCTGTCGGGCAATGCCGATTCTGCGCACCCTCATTCAGGACAGCCTTGAACCCGGTCATTTCTGGAATATTAATCTGCCTCATCCTCCCGGCAACAGCACCTGCCTTCAGTTTGAATACTGCAAACTGGACACGATGCCTTTAGACGTACGTTTTGAAAAAGACAAGAATCATATGATCTATACGGGTGATTACCACAAACGTCCACGTCAGCCGGGCCGTGATGTGGACATATGTTTCAGCGGAAAAATTACGGTAACGAAAATGTCCCTTGAAAATTCGTATGGCACATTGCCCTGA
- a CDS encoding radical SAM protein: protein MEYYEPIYIKTFRSGQLQEKIQTARKIMNACEICPRQCRVNRNSGETGICKTAGNAVLYRYKVHYGEETPLIGANGSGSFFFTHCNLRCIFCQNFEMSHQGKGREITAEEMAGMMLTLQKSGCSNINFITPTHVIPQILSALGIAIHKGLSIPLVYNSSGYESVETLKLLDGVIDIYMPDFKFWDPEISEKLCGVRDYAEKTRAAIIEMHRQTGDLVLDETGTARRGLLLRHLILPSGLAGTRDIMRFTAQQISPNTYVNIMPQFKPYYRSREVRELMNRITECDYADVLKTAREEGITRIDPLPGKVFMSF, encoded by the coding sequence GTGGAATATTATGAACCCATTTATATCAAAACGTTCAGAAGCGGTCAGCTTCAGGAGAAAATTCAGACAGCCCGAAAGATCATGAACGCCTGCGAGATTTGCCCCAGGCAGTGCCGGGTGAATCGGAATTCAGGCGAAACGGGGATATGCAAAACTGCCGGCAACGCGGTTTTATACCGGTATAAAGTCCATTATGGAGAAGAAACCCCCCTGATTGGCGCCAACGGTTCCGGGAGTTTTTTCTTCACACACTGTAATCTGCGTTGCATTTTCTGCCAGAATTTCGAAATGAGCCATCAGGGCAAGGGAAGAGAAATAACCGCCGAAGAAATGGCCGGTATGATGCTGACGCTTCAAAAATCGGGCTGTAGCAATATCAATTTTATCACCCCGACGCATGTGATTCCCCAGATTCTGTCCGCGCTGGGAATTGCGATTCATAAGGGGTTGTCCATTCCGCTGGTCTATAACTCAAGTGGCTATGAAAGCGTAGAGACTCTGAAACTTCTGGATGGTGTCATTGATATTTATATGCCGGATTTCAAGTTCTGGGACCCTGAAATTTCCGAAAAGCTGTGCGGGGTAAGGGATTATGCGGAAAAAACAAGAGCGGCTATCATAGAAATGCACCGCCAGACCGGGGATCTGGTACTGGATGAAACGGGAACCGCCCGCCGCGGGCTTTTGCTTCGTCATCTGATTCTTCCCTCCGGCCTTGCAGGAACCCGGGATATCATGAGATTTACTGCCCAGCAGATTTCTCCGAATACCTATGTAAACATCATGCCTCAATTCAAACCCTATTACCGGTCCAGGGAAGTCAGGGAACTGATGAACCGCATTACCGAATGTGATTATGCAGATGTCCTGAAGACAGCAAGAGAGGAAGGAATCACCCGTATCGATCCATTACCCGGCAAAGTGTTTATGAGCTTTTAA
- a CDS encoding metallophosphoesterase family protein produces the protein MKIFKYTSGRYFRVWSVFLLLALIGGCNGTIRQEKATSLLSPDVSAGAFYPRPPYLPERIILNLTETPWSSQAVTWRTVSDEVSDPQAQIARVTESSDFIVTARTFPADMETVVVGKNNKRVYHHSAVFTSLSPDTLYAYRVGDGKHWSEWNQFKTAHKTQSPFKFVYFGDPQEQVRSMCSRVFRTAYKTAPDAAFWHFIGDLVDNGDNDEEWAELFEAFGWIPRMTPMILLPGNHEYPDKRYVHGKDFKLFHLWRPHFTLPENGPAGLEETVYFIDYQGVRFVMLNGNEQLEKQVLWLDGILSENPQRWTIVGIHQPVYSTGKKRKNKENSPVKNLFVPVFDKYSVDLVLQGHDHTYSRTGKLKNGIRVSDTEKGTVYIISVCGPKSYPVNDRYKDIMDKSGTDRQLFQVISIDENHLAYASYDASGEVYDSFVLKK, from the coding sequence ATGAAAATTTTTAAGTACACATCCGGCAGGTATTTTAGAGTATGGTCAGTCTTTCTGCTGCTGGCGTTGATCGGCGGCTGCAATGGCACGATACGACAGGAAAAGGCAACATCCCTCCTGTCCCCGGACGTTTCTGCCGGGGCATTTTATCCGCGACCGCCCTATCTGCCTGAAAGAATCATATTGAATCTGACAGAAACACCTTGGTCCAGCCAGGCAGTCACGTGGCGCACGGTGTCTGATGAGGTGTCAGATCCGCAGGCCCAGATTGCACGGGTAACCGAATCGTCGGATTTTATCGTGACAGCACGGACCTTTCCGGCGGATATGGAAACGGTTGTCGTGGGTAAAAATAATAAAAGGGTCTATCACCATTCGGCTGTCTTCACGTCACTATCGCCTGATACGCTGTATGCCTACCGGGTCGGGGACGGAAAGCACTGGAGTGAATGGAATCAGTTTAAAACGGCGCATAAAACCCAATCCCCGTTTAAATTTGTATATTTCGGAGATCCTCAGGAACAAGTCCGGTCCATGTGCTCCAGAGTATTTCGTACTGCGTATAAAACAGCGCCGGATGCGGCCTTCTGGCACTTCATCGGTGATCTTGTGGACAATGGGGATAATGATGAGGAATGGGCCGAGTTGTTTGAAGCCTTTGGCTGGATTCCGCGAATGACCCCGATGATTCTGCTGCCCGGAAATCATGAATATCCTGACAAAAGATATGTCCATGGCAAAGACTTTAAACTGTTTCACCTGTGGCGCCCCCATTTTACCCTGCCTGAAAACGGGCCGGCCGGCCTGGAAGAAACCGTTTATTTCATTGATTATCAGGGGGTCAGATTCGTGATGCTCAACGGCAATGAACAGCTTGAGAAACAGGTGTTATGGCTGGACGGCATTTTATCTGAAAATCCTCAACGCTGGACCATTGTCGGGATTCACCAGCCCGTCTATTCAACCGGGAAAAAGCGGAAAAATAAAGAAAATTCCCCTGTTAAGAATCTGTTTGTCCCTGTTTTTGACAAGTATTCAGTGGATCTGGTGCTGCAGGGCCATGATCATACCTACAGCCGTACCGGCAAACTCAAAAACGGCATCCGGGTCTCGGATACTGAAAAAGGAACGGTCTATATTATCTCGGTCTGCGGCCCGAAATCCTATCCAGTAAATGACCGGTATAAAGATATCATGGATAAAAGCGGAACAGACCGGCAGCTGTTTCAGGTAATCAGTATTGATGAAAATCATCTGGCATATGCGTCCTATGATGCAAGCGGAGAAGTGTATGATTCCTTTGTTCTGAAAAAGTAA
- a CDS encoding YhdH/YhfP family quinone oxidoreductase, with the protein MEYKKFKAMVVRETADQTFVRSVEDKNIDELPDGEVLIKVSYSSLNYKDALSATGNKGVTRSYPHTPGIDAAGIVESSVDKSFKPGDRVLVTGYDLGMNTSGGFGQYIRVPSEWIIRLPDHLTARESMIYGTAGFTAALSVHKMIENGVSPDQGPVLVTGATGGVGSIAVGILSKAGFEVAAVTGKSDQSQYLTDLGATRIIHRKEVHDVSGRPLLKGQWAGVIDTVGGDILSTAIRSTLYGATITCCGNVASPALNITVFPFILRGVSLLGIDSVNCRKPLRQTLWGNLSNEWKISHLDDMATEISISELEPYIGRILKGMITGRTVVNLSV; encoded by the coding sequence ATGGAATATAAAAAATTTAAAGCCATGGTGGTCAGAGAAACCGCCGATCAGACTTTTGTCCGCTCCGTCGAAGACAAAAACATCGATGAGCTGCCGGATGGCGAGGTGCTGATAAAAGTGAGCTATTCTTCTCTGAATTATAAGGACGCACTGTCAGCGACGGGAAATAAGGGGGTGACCCGATCTTATCCCCATACGCCCGGAATAGATGCCGCCGGTATCGTGGAAAGCAGTGTCGATAAAAGCTTTAAACCCGGGGACAGGGTTCTGGTCACCGGTTATGATCTGGGCATGAATACCTCCGGCGGGTTCGGACAGTATATACGGGTGCCATCGGAGTGGATCATCCGGCTTCCGGATCATCTGACTGCCAGAGAAAGTATGATTTACGGAACTGCCGGATTCACGGCGGCTTTATCAGTGCATAAAATGATAGAAAACGGGGTATCTCCGGATCAGGGTCCGGTACTGGTTACCGGGGCTACCGGTGGGGTCGGCAGCATTGCCGTAGGAATATTATCAAAGGCGGGATTTGAAGTCGCGGCGGTCACCGGAAAATCCGATCAATCGCAATATCTTACCGATCTGGGCGCAACGCGGATCATCCATCGAAAAGAGGTCCATGATGTATCCGGCAGACCGCTTCTGAAAGGACAATGGGCTGGCGTCATCGATACGGTTGGCGGAGATATTCTTTCAACTGCCATTCGATCCACCCTGTATGGAGCAACAATCACCTGCTGTGGCAATGTGGCATCGCCTGCCCTCAATATCACGGTGTTTCCCTTTATCCTCAGAGGTGTCAGCCTGCTGGGAATCGACTCGGTCAACTGCCGGAAACCGTTGCGTCAAACCCTTTGGGGAAATCTGTCGAACGAATGGAAAATCAGTCATCTGGATGATATGGCTACTGAAATTTCCATTTCGGAACTGGAACCGTATATCGGTCGTATTTTAAAAGGGATGATAACAGGCAGAACAGTCGTTAACCTGAGTGTTTGA
- a CDS encoding tetratricopeptide repeat protein yields the protein MTQPDCRLPSVRLDTGTAELLDKAQWQAALEKLISASRAPGSEADIRYYISFCYYQLGKQAHNGNQFGEAIDLFNNALTYTRDIPAIFLSLGLSHLKQSEYEKAEGALEEAVRLDPTLYWAYRQLGEIAYNKNNVDIALQHWNRALELNDTDAAFRKRVDNQKKQLNLIRGHEIQSDYQFFISFDGDINPCLGSSVSKMLDDMYFSIGEQLNAYPKRQIAVVLMSRNDFVDVTNLPDWVSGIYEGQIKIPVANSNMQSLKPVLAHEYVHAVIYDIMSSRCPWWLNEGLAQYFSTDENGNRQKMQMAAEWIRQCDVPDLKSLPGTSALSTEAAKKYYSLALSATCFLIETVQLYNLQEILAQMGQGSSFDSALESTTGYAFSEFESYWLSFYR from the coding sequence ATGACACAGCCGGACTGCCGGCTGCCATCGGTTCGTCTGGATACCGGGACCGCTGAACTGCTGGACAAAGCCCAATGGCAGGCAGCACTTGAAAAGCTGATATCAGCATCCCGGGCACCCGGTTCAGAAGCGGATATCCGATATTATATTTCGTTCTGTTATTATCAACTGGGCAAACAAGCCCACAACGGCAATCAATTCGGGGAAGCGATCGATTTATTCAATAATGCATTAACGTACACCAGGGATATACCCGCCATTTTTTTATCTCTCGGCCTGAGCCATCTGAAACAATCCGAATACGAAAAAGCCGAGGGCGCTCTGGAAGAGGCCGTACGGCTTGATCCTACACTGTACTGGGCTTACCGGCAACTTGGCGAAATCGCATATAACAAAAACAATGTTGATATCGCGCTTCAACACTGGAATCGTGCTCTGGAATTAAACGATACGGATGCTGCATTCAGAAAACGGGTTGACAATCAGAAAAAACAGCTGAATTTGATCCGGGGGCATGAAATTCAATCCGATTATCAATTTTTCATCAGCTTTGATGGAGACATAAACCCGTGCCTCGGAAGCAGTGTGTCGAAGATGCTCGATGACATGTATTTCAGTATCGGTGAGCAGCTCAATGCGTATCCGAAGCGTCAGATCGCTGTCGTACTGATGAGCCGGAATGATTTTGTCGATGTGACCAATCTGCCCGACTGGGTTTCGGGAATATATGAAGGGCAGATCAAGATTCCGGTGGCAAACAGCAACATGCAGTCATTAAAGCCGGTACTGGCCCATGAATATGTTCATGCGGTCATATACGATATCATGTCCAGCCGATGCCCCTGGTGGCTGAATGAGGGTCTTGCGCAATATTTCTCGACCGATGAAAACGGCAACCGGCAGAAAATGCAGATGGCAGCAGAATGGATCAGACAATGCGATGTGCCGGATCTGAAATCCCTGCCCGGCACGAGCGCTCTGAGTACTGAAGCAGCAAAAAAATACTATTCGCTGGCCCTGTCTGCAACCTGTTTTTTGATCGAAACGGTTCAATTATACAATCTTCAGGAAATCCTGGCCCAGATGGGGCAAGGCAGTTCATTTGATTCGGCCCTTGAATCAACCACCGGATATGCCTTTAGTGAATTCGAAAGCTACTGGCTGTCTTTTTACAGATAA
- the ispF gene encoding 2-C-methyl-D-erythritol 2,4-cyclodiphosphate synthase codes for MRIGSGYDIHRLVAGRKLVLGGISIPFEKGLLGHSDADVLVHAICDALLGAAGLGDIGLHFPDSDPEFKDIYSIELLERTCHLISKEGFSIINIDSTVFAEAPKLSPYRTAMQAVIARTLHVDLNGVNIKSTTTEGLGMIGKGDGIGAMCVALIEKIEDKKIRR; via the coding sequence ATGCGTATTGGCTCGGGGTATGATATTCATCGACTGGTTGCAGGTCGAAAGCTTGTTTTGGGTGGAATCAGCATTCCTTTTGAAAAAGGGCTTCTCGGCCATTCGGATGCGGATGTTCTGGTTCATGCGATTTGTGATGCCCTTCTCGGGGCAGCCGGCCTGGGAGATATCGGATTGCATTTTCCGGATTCAGATCCTGAATTTAAGGACATCTACAGCATCGAGCTGCTTGAACGAACCTGCCATTTGATCAGTAAAGAAGGGTTTTCCATCATAAACATTGATTCAACCGTGTTTGCCGAAGCCCCTAAACTGTCACCGTATCGAACGGCCATGCAGGCGGTAATTGCCCGTACCCTTCATGTCGATCTGAACGGCGTCAATATCAAATCGACCACCACCGAAGGGCTGGGGATGATCGGCAAGGGTGATGGAATCGGGGCCATGTGCGTGGCCTTGATTGAGAAGATAGAAGATAAGAAAATAAGAAGATAA
- the cysS gene encoding cysteine--tRNA ligase has protein sequence MTIRIYNTLSRKKEEFVPIKTGKVAMYVCGPTVYDSCHIGHARSVIVFDLIARYFKATGYELTYVRNFTDVDDKIINRANELGVSSKDLAEKYILEFYRDMDALHVQRATFEPRATEHIDQIIQFIETLISKKFAYTIDGDVYFSVEAFKDYGKLSGRKLEDMEAGARVNIDERKHNPFDFALWKSAKPGEPSWESPWGKGRPGWHIECSAMSTQYLGQTFDIHGGGKDLIFPHHENEIAQSEAASGLTFARYWVHNGFININHEKMSKSLGNFLLIKDILTQYHPESVRLFILSSHYRSPIDFTDNAMVEAVSNLDKLYGLLERIEKALGPLSEIDVTKQISGEYWQRFCEAMDDDFNSARGIGILFDSVRAINRLLDDYPDGLPSDALDTLRRDYADIMNIGSILGILFDSPEDYFDQKKSQGLARTSIDPAAIDQLIQDRADARKAKDWARADQIKKQLSDMNIILEDRPEGTTWKIQG, from the coding sequence ATGACAATTCGTATTTATAATACACTGAGCAGGAAAAAAGAAGAATTTGTTCCGATTAAAACCGGCAAAGTGGCCATGTATGTATGCGGGCCGACCGTTTACGATTCGTGTCACATCGGGCATGCCCGATCGGTAATCGTATTTGATTTGATCGCCCGATATTTCAAGGCAACCGGTTATGAACTCACCTATGTCAGAAATTTTACCGATGTTGATGATAAAATCATTAACAGAGCCAATGAACTGGGTGTGTCTTCAAAAGATCTGGCCGAAAAATACATCCTGGAATTTTACAGGGATATGGATGCGCTCCATGTTCAGCGGGCAACCTTTGAGCCCAGAGCCACCGAACATATCGATCAGATTATTCAGTTTATTGAAACCCTGATCTCAAAAAAATTTGCTTACACGATCGATGGCGATGTCTATTTTTCAGTCGAGGCGTTCAAAGACTATGGCAAACTGTCCGGCCGGAAACTTGAAGATATGGAAGCCGGCGCCCGGGTTAACATTGACGAACGAAAACACAATCCCTTTGATTTCGCCTTATGGAAATCCGCCAAGCCGGGCGAACCGTCGTGGGAAAGTCCATGGGGCAAAGGAAGACCCGGGTGGCATATTGAATGCTCGGCCATGAGCACGCAATACCTCGGGCAGACATTTGATATTCACGGGGGAGGAAAGGATCTGATTTTTCCTCATCATGAAAATGAAATCGCCCAGTCGGAAGCAGCCTCCGGCCTGACGTTTGCCAGATACTGGGTTCATAATGGGTTTATCAATATTAACCATGAAAAAATGTCAAAGTCACTGGGCAATTTTCTGCTGATCAAAGATATCCTCACGCAATACCATCCCGAGTCCGTTCGTCTGTTTATCCTTTCGAGCCATTACAGGAGCCCGATCGATTTTACGGATAATGCCATGGTTGAAGCGGTTTCCAATCTGGACAAGCTCTATGGCCTTCTGGAACGTATCGAAAAAGCACTCGGCCCCCTTTCTGAAATCGATGTTACAAAGCAGATCTCGGGTGAGTACTGGCAGCGGTTTTGCGAGGCCATGGATGATGATTTCAACTCAGCCCGCGGCATCGGGATACTGTTCGATTCTGTCCGTGCCATAAACCGGCTGCTGGATGACTATCCGGACGGTCTGCCATCCGATGCTCTTGATACCCTTCGTCGCGATTACGCGGATATAATGAACATCGGTTCCATTCTCGGCATTCTGTTCGATTCACCGGAAGACTACTTCGATCAAAAAAAATCACAGGGGCTTGCCCGGACATCCATCGATCCGGCGGCAATCGACCAGCTGATACAGGACAGGGCTGACGCCAGAAAAGCAAAAGACTGGGCCAGAGCCGATCAGATCAAAAAACAACTTTCGGATATGAACATTATCCTGGAAGACCGTCCGGAAGGAACCACCTGGAAAATTCAAGGCTGA
- the uvrB gene encoding excinuclease ABC subunit UvrB — protein sequence MSLFKLISGFTPKGDQPGAIAVLSQSIASGRKHQVLLGVTGSGKTFTVANVIARVEKPTLVIAPNKTLAAQLYAEFKTLFPENAVEYFVSYYDYYQPEAYIPSSGTYIQKDSSINELIDKLRHSATRSVLSRRDVIVVASVSCIYGIGAPEDYLAMRIHIENNMEMRRETLLQKLVAIHYERNDMDFHRGVFRVRGDRVEIFPAYEEDRAVRIEFFGDEIDSICEFDPLRGDRLKSLSQVTIYPASHYVTQKTTLKRAIDSINLELKERIACLRSADKLIETQRIEERTNFDLEMMQELGYCNGIENYSRHLTGRAPGEPPPTLMGYFPDDYLTIIDESHITIPQIGAMYKGDRSRKQTLVEFGFRLPSALDNRPLTFEEFEGRVSQIIYASATPAEYEMQKAQGPPVELIIRPTGLVDPVVEIRKAEHQVDNLYEEILNRKQKNERVLVTTLTKRLAEDLTDYYTDLGLRVRYLHSDIKTMERMQIIQELRMGIFDVLIGINLLREGLDIPEVSLVAVLDADKEGFLRSARSLIQIFGRAARNTQGQIILYADVMTRSMKQAIDETGRRREIQIAYNKKYHIIPETIKKEITGVFESLYKTEAVESDNVSEPVATYKTLDDLDRAVHDLEKEMTKAAKDLDFERAAQLRDRIQALKIKGVLEL from the coding sequence ATGTCATTATTCAAGCTCATATCCGGTTTTACGCCCAAAGGCGATCAGCCCGGCGCCATCGCAGTTCTGAGTCAATCGATTGCCAGTGGCCGGAAGCATCAGGTGCTGCTGGGCGTGACAGGCTCCGGTAAAACATTCACCGTGGCCAATGTCATTGCCAGGGTTGAAAAGCCCACGCTGGTGATCGCGCCCAATAAAACCCTTGCCGCCCAGCTGTACGCTGAATTCAAGACGCTGTTTCCGGAAAACGCGGTGGAATATTTTGTCAGTTATTATGATTATTATCAGCCGGAAGCGTATATTCCCTCCAGTGGCACCTATATCCAGAAGGATTCCTCGATCAATGAATTGATTGACAAACTGCGCCATTCCGCCACCCGTTCCGTTCTGTCCAGACGGGATGTGATCGTTGTGGCCAGTGTATCATGCATCTATGGTATCGGCGCACCGGAAGACTATCTGGCCATGAGAATCCATATCGAAAACAACATGGAAATGCGTCGGGAAACCCTGTTGCAGAAGCTGGTTGCCATTCACTATGAACGAAATGACATGGATTTTCACCGGGGCGTTTTCAGGGTCCGTGGCGATCGGGTGGAAATTTTCCCCGCCTATGAGGAAGACCGCGCGGTTCGGATTGAGTTTTTTGGCGATGAAATTGATTCTATTTGCGAATTTGATCCTCTCCGGGGGGATCGTCTTAAATCGCTGAGTCAGGTTACCATTTATCCTGCCAGCCATTATGTGACGCAGAAAACGACGTTAAAGCGGGCAATCGATTCGATTAATCTGGAATTGAAGGAACGTATCGCCTGTCTCAGGTCCGCGGATAAACTGATCGAGACCCAGCGGATTGAAGAACGAACGAATTTTGATTTGGAAATGATGCAGGAACTGGGCTATTGCAACGGCATCGAAAATTACTCCCGTCATTTAACCGGAAGAGCCCCCGGCGAGCCCCCGCCGACATTGATGGGGTATTTTCCGGACGATTATCTGACCATTATCGATGAAAGTCACATTACCATCCCTCAGATCGGCGCCATGTACAAGGGGGACAGATCCCGGAAACAGACACTGGTTGAATTCGGTTTCAGGCTGCCGTCTGCGCTGGATAACCGGCCGCTGACATTTGAAGAATTTGAAGGCAGGGTATCACAGATCATATACGCATCGGCAACACCGGCTGAATATGAGATGCAGAAGGCCCAGGGGCCTCCTGTTGAACTGATAATCCGGCCCACTGGTCTTGTCGATCCGGTGGTGGAGATCCGTAAGGCTGAACATCAGGTCGATAATCTCTACGAAGAAATACTGAACCGAAAGCAGAAAAACGAACGGGTACTGGTGACGACCCTGACCAAGCGGCTCGCAGAGGACCTGACCGATTATTATACGGATCTGGGCCTCCGGGTCCGTTATCTGCACTCGGACATCAAAACCATGGAACGGATGCAGATTATTCAGGAGCTGCGGATGGGAATATTTGATGTTCTCATCGGGATCAATCTGTTGCGCGAAGGTCTGGACATTCCGGAAGTTTCGCTGGTAGCCGTTCTGGATGCAGACAAAGAAGGGTTTCTGCGATCCGCACGATCGCTCATCCAGATATTCGGACGGGCAGCCAGAAACACGCAGGGACAGATTATCCTCTATGCGGATGTCATGACCCGATCCATGAAACAGGCCATCGATGAAACCGGCCGGCGACGGGAAATACAGATAGCGTATAATAAAAAATATCATATCATACCGGAAACGATCAAAAAGGAAATTACCGGGGTATTTGAAAGCCTGTATAAAACAGAGGCCGTCGAAAGCGACAACGTATCCGAACCGGTTGCAACTTATAAGACACTGGATGATCTGGACAGGGCGGTCCACGATTTGGAAAAAGAGATGACAAAAGCTGCAAAGGACCTGGATTTTGAACGGGCCGCTCAACTCCGGGACCGGATTCAAGCGTTGAAGATCAAAGGGGTGTTGGAGTTGTAA